GAGCCCGCAGCGGCACCGGCGGGGAGCGGCTGCTCGTCCGGGGTGAGGTCCTCCCCGGCGGGCTCCGGCGGCGCCTGCGCCATCAGCACGGCGCAGACCGGCACCGCGAGCGCGATCGCGGCCAGCACGAACACGGGGAACAGGAACGAGAACACCTCGGCGCCGGACGGGTCGGGCGCGCTGACGTCGACCTGCACCCGCACCGCCGCCATGCCGGTGTAGTGCATGCCGGTGACCGCCGCGCCCATGACGAGACCGGCGAGCAGCCGCCACTGCAGCTTGTCCAGCGCGGCGGTGAACCACAGCGCCGCCGTCGCCGCGACCACCGCGATGACGATCGACAGCGCGACCAGGCCGCCCTGGTAGCCGATCGTGCCCTTGATCTGCACCGCCCACATGCCGGTGTAGTGCATGAGGTTCAC
The window above is part of the Amycolatopsis thermoflava N1165 genome. Proteins encoded here:
- a CDS encoding MHYT domain-containing protein is translated as MDHVHHFEMGTWVMVLAYLTSVAGCALGLACTLQARTAISQRARLAWLALAAVSIGGVGIWVMHFIAMLGFATPGLPVRYDIPRTILSAVLAVLSVFAGLLVFGVRERFRWWRLLAAGLITGLAVNLMHYTGMWAVQIKGTIGYQGGLVALSIVIAVVAATAALWFTAALDKLQWRLLAGLVMGAAVTGMHYTGMAAVRVQVDVSAPDPSGAEVFSFLFPVFVLAAIALAVPVCAVLMAQAPPEPAGEDLTPDEQPLPAGAAAGSPRELV